The following coding sequences are from one Nicotiana tomentosiformis chromosome 3, ASM39032v3, whole genome shotgun sequence window:
- the LOC138907556 gene encoding protein PXR1-like produces the protein MKKLLKRIWKNMREKRMRGVRESRLTSQQRKKKEVVLSEENGMSIEKKSELEGKEKREGNEIRKVFKVEREKQEGLSKEEEKNFSERKEVKGEENSCDFVQPYVERPFERGGEAQEMIAKDPIGFQHEFSVYNMEFPKGIAKLEPLHKRIKEIEYDIDDYAFQLGGKRHEIYEKRHEIYEKRHANELNLISSLIQVSNEFSCDKLLEFTDILH, from the exons atgaaaaaactgttaaagagaatatggaaaaatatgagagagaaaagaatgagaggagtaagggagagCAGGTTGACATCCCAACAGAGGAAAAAAAAAGAGGTTGTATTAAGTGAAGAGAATGGGatgtcaattgagaaaaagagtgagcttgagggaaaagaaaagagagaaggaaatgagataagaaaagtctttaaggtagagagagaaaaacaagagggtttgagtaaagaagaagaaaaaaactttagtgagagaaaagaggttaaGGGTGAGGAAaa ttcttgtgattttgtgcagccatatgtagaaagaccttttgaaaggggAGGTGAGGCACAAGAGATGATAGCAAAGGATCCAAtcggattccaacatgaatttagc GTTTATAACATGGAGTTCCCTAAAGGCATTGCTAAGTTAGAGCCATTGCATAAGAGAATAAAAG aaattgagtatgacatagatgattatgcattccaacttggtggaaagaggcatgaaatttatgagaagaggcatgaaatttatgagaagaggcatGCTAATGAGTTAAATCttatttcttctcttattcaagtgtctaatgagttttcatgtgataaattgctagaat tTACTGAtattcttcattaa